The Geodermatophilaceae bacterium NBWT11 genome has a segment encoding these proteins:
- a CDS encoding acyl-CoA dehydrogenase, with product MPDSGLPSDDVSTAADPLAPATDFYAVDDLIDPGDLEIRDRVRDFCAREVTPIINDYWERAEFPAHLVPMLADLGIAGGTVQGHGSAGMSAVAAGLVAAEWARADGSMGTFHGVHSFLAMQSIDLLGSEEQKERWLPGMARMETIGAFGLTEPDHGSDAVALGTTATRDGDGFVLNGAKKWIGNGSIADIVLIWARDEDGNVGGYVVEKGTPGFTATVMTGKTALRAVWQAEITLENCRVGAENKLENCRNFKDVSQVLDRTRYTVAWRALGVAQSAYELALAHTLQREQFGQPIAGYQLVQEKLARMLAEITTMQLMCWRLSTLADQGRMTAAMASLAKMNCCKKARTIIADARDLFGGDGILLEHHIARHHADIEAIYTFEGTDHVQALIVGREVTGLSAITGRRPKRD from the coding sequence ATGCCCGACTCCGGCCTACCGTCCGACGACGTGAGCACCGCCGCTGACCCCCTCGCCCCCGCCACCGACTTCTACGCCGTCGACGACCTCATCGACCCCGGTGACCTCGAGATCCGCGACCGGGTGCGTGACTTCTGCGCCCGCGAGGTCACCCCGATCATCAACGACTACTGGGAGCGCGCGGAGTTCCCCGCGCACCTGGTGCCGATGCTCGCCGACCTCGGCATCGCCGGCGGGACCGTGCAGGGCCACGGCTCGGCCGGCATGAGCGCCGTGGCGGCCGGCCTGGTCGCCGCGGAGTGGGCCCGGGCCGACGGCTCGATGGGCACCTTCCACGGCGTGCACTCCTTCCTGGCCATGCAGTCGATCGACCTGCTGGGCAGCGAGGAGCAGAAGGAGCGCTGGCTGCCGGGCATGGCCCGGATGGAGACCATCGGCGCGTTCGGCCTCACCGAGCCCGACCACGGCTCCGACGCCGTCGCGTTGGGGACGACGGCCACCCGGGACGGCGACGGCTTCGTGCTCAACGGGGCGAAGAAGTGGATCGGCAACGGCTCGATCGCCGACATCGTGCTGATCTGGGCCCGCGACGAGGACGGGAACGTCGGCGGGTACGTCGTGGAGAAGGGCACGCCGGGCTTCACCGCCACGGTGATGACGGGCAAGACGGCGCTGCGGGCGGTCTGGCAGGCCGAGATCACCCTGGAGAACTGCCGGGTCGGCGCGGAGAACAAGCTGGAGAACTGCCGGAACTTCAAGGACGTGTCCCAGGTGCTCGACCGCACCCGGTACACCGTCGCCTGGCGGGCGCTCGGGGTCGCGCAGTCGGCCTACGAGCTGGCGCTGGCGCACACCCTGCAGCGCGAGCAGTTCGGTCAGCCGATCGCGGGCTACCAGCTGGTGCAGGAGAAGCTCGCCCGGATGCTGGCCGAGATCACCACCATGCAGCTGATGTGCTGGCGGTTGTCGACGCTGGCCGACCAGGGCCGGATGACCGCGGCGATGGCCTCGCTGGCGAAGATGAACTGCTGCAAGAAGGCCCGCACGATCATCGCCGACGCCCGCGACCTGTTCGGCGGCGACGGGATCCTGCTCGAGCACCACATCGCCCGGCACCACGCCGACATCGAGGCGATCTACACCTTCGAGGGCACCGACCACGTGCAGGCGCTCATCGTCGGCCGGGAGGTCACCGGGTTGTCGGCCATCACCGGCCGCCGCCCGAAGCGGGACTAG
- a CDS encoding GNAT family N-acetyltransferase, whose product MAADPHRDRIVTVRVHPDDPRARPLLDDLLREYDARYGDLFGSAADEMSLYPASDFLPPTGAFLLLLEDDAPVAGGAYRPHDDAGTAEVKRMWTHRDHRRRGLARRVLAELEEHAAAAGYSRMYLTTGPLQPEARELYTRAGWTPLFDSLRPTDVEELRALPVLDRLYAFERQLG is encoded by the coding sequence GTGGCTGCCGACCCCCACCGCGACCGGATCGTCACCGTGCGCGTGCACCCCGACGACCCGCGGGCCCGCCCGCTCCTGGACGACCTGCTCCGGGAGTACGACGCCCGGTACGGCGACCTCTTCGGCAGCGCCGCCGACGAGATGTCGCTGTACCCGGCCAGTGACTTCCTGCCGCCCACCGGGGCCTTCCTGCTGCTGCTCGAGGACGACGCGCCCGTCGCCGGCGGCGCCTACCGCCCGCACGATGACGCCGGGACCGCCGAGGTCAAGCGGATGTGGACCCACCGGGACCACCGCCGCCGCGGCCTGGCCCGCCGGGTGCTGGCCGAGCTGGAGGAGCACGCGGCGGCGGCCGGTTACTCCCGGATGTACCTGACCACCGGCCCGCTGCAGCCCGAGGCGCGCGAGCTGTACACCCGGGCCGGGTGGACGCCGCTGTTCGACTCCCTGCGACCCACCGACGTCGAGGAGCTGCGGGCGTTGCCGGTGCTCGACCGGCTGTACGCGTTCGAGAGGCAGCTGGGCTGA